Proteins encoded by one window of Ewingella sp. CoE-038-23:
- the thrP gene encoding bifunctional threonine/serine APC transporter ThrP, with amino-acid sequence MASNEEKGGLHRGLEARHIELIALGGTIGVGLFMGAASTLKWAGPSVLLAYILAGVFVFFIMRAMGEMLHLEPVAGSFAVYAHKYLGPYYGYLTAWSYWFMWIAVGISEITAIGVYAQYWFPDLPQWIPAIAAVAIVAAANLAAVKLYGEFEFWFALIKITTIIVMIVVGLAVIFFGFGNHGQPIGFGNLTAHGGFFAGGWKGFLFALCIVVASYQGVELVGITAGEAKNPQVTLKRAINNILWRILIFYVGAIFVIITIFPWNEMGTHGSPFVLTFAKIGITAAAGIINFVVLTAALSGCNSGMYSCGRMLYALSKNRQVPAFLGKVSKSGVPVHGITVSIAVLVVGSCLNYVIPNPEKVFVYVYSASVLPGMVPWFVVLVSQLRFREAHKEKLKDHPFKSILFPYVNYLTLAFLACVLVGMAINPDTRVSLLVGGIFIAAISLIYFGLGMHKRASLPAESLK; translated from the coding sequence ATGGCAAGTAACGAGGAAAAAGGTGGTCTACACCGAGGGCTAGAAGCCCGTCATATAGAGCTGATTGCCCTGGGCGGGACGATCGGCGTGGGTCTGTTTATGGGGGCGGCGAGTACGCTGAAATGGGCAGGACCTTCGGTTTTACTGGCTTATATTCTGGCCGGGGTGTTCGTCTTCTTCATCATGCGCGCGATGGGCGAAATGCTGCATCTCGAGCCGGTCGCCGGTTCCTTTGCAGTTTATGCGCACAAGTATCTCGGGCCTTACTATGGCTATCTGACCGCGTGGAGCTACTGGTTCATGTGGATAGCGGTGGGCATCTCTGAAATCACGGCCATTGGCGTTTATGCGCAATATTGGTTCCCAGACTTACCCCAGTGGATACCGGCGATTGCCGCCGTGGCTATCGTCGCTGCGGCCAATCTGGCGGCGGTTAAGCTCTACGGCGAGTTTGAGTTCTGGTTCGCGCTGATCAAAATCACCACCATTATTGTGATGATCGTGGTGGGGCTGGCGGTGATTTTCTTTGGCTTCGGCAACCATGGCCAGCCCATTGGCTTTGGCAACCTGACGGCGCACGGCGGTTTCTTTGCCGGCGGCTGGAAAGGCTTCCTGTTCGCCCTGTGTATCGTGGTGGCGTCCTATCAGGGTGTCGAGCTAGTGGGTATCACTGCCGGTGAGGCCAAGAACCCGCAGGTGACGCTAAAGCGCGCCATCAATAACATCCTGTGGCGTATTCTGATTTTTTACGTCGGCGCAATCTTCGTCATCATCACTATCTTCCCGTGGAATGAGATGGGCACCCACGGTAGCCCGTTTGTGCTGACCTTCGCCAAAATCGGTATCACGGCGGCGGCGGGGATTATTAACTTTGTGGTGCTGACGGCGGCGCTGTCGGGCTGTAACAGCGGGATGTACAGCTGCGGGCGCATGCTCTACGCGCTGTCGAAGAATCGTCAGGTTCCGGCGTTTCTGGGGAAAGTGTCGAAAAGCGGCGTGCCGGTGCATGGCATCACAGTGTCTATCGCGGTGCTGGTGGTAGGGTCATGCCTGAATTACGTCATTCCCAACCCCGAGAAAGTGTTTGTGTATGTCTACAGCGCCAGCGTGCTGCCGGGCATGGTGCCGTGGTTCGTGGTATTGGTCAGCCAGCTGCGTTTTCGCGAGGCGCACAAAGAGAAGCTGAAAGACCATCCGTTTAAATCGATACTGTTCCCTTACGTCAACTATCTGACGCTGGCATTTTTGGCCTGCGTGCTGGTCGGAATGGCGATAAACCCCGATACGCGGGTATCTTTGCTGGTAGGCGGTATTTTCATCGCGGCGATCAGCTTGATATACTTCGGGCTGGGGATGCACAAGCGAGCATCTCTACC
- the wecG gene encoding lipopolysaccharide N-acetylmannosaminouronosyltransferase, with translation MISNNNIPTYSIRGINLCGFYDMDHFINYLFDGPQLKTGSLVAINAEKVLTMESRPDIAELINQADYKYADGVSIVRSIRRKYPAAKVSRIAGADLWEGLMQRAGQEGTPVFLIGGKPEVLEQTKAKLRAQWNVNIVGSQDGYFTPQQRESLLEQVKALQPAIVTVAMGSPKQEILMRDCQLVHPQALYMGIGGTYDVFTGHVKRAPKVWQKLGLEWLYRLIRQPSRLGRQLKLLKYLRYHYTNQL, from the coding sequence ATGATTTCAAATAACAACATCCCAACGTATTCCATTCGCGGCATAAATTTATGCGGCTTTTACGATATGGACCACTTTATCAATTACCTGTTCGACGGTCCGCAGCTGAAAACTGGCTCTCTGGTGGCGATTAACGCCGAAAAAGTGCTGACCATGGAAAGCCGCCCCGACATCGCCGAGCTGATTAATCAGGCGGATTACAAATATGCCGATGGCGTCAGCATTGTGCGTTCTATTCGTCGGAAATACCCTGCAGCCAAGGTTTCGCGTATCGCAGGAGCCGACCTGTGGGAAGGCTTAATGCAGCGCGCCGGGCAGGAGGGGACGCCGGTATTTTTGATTGGCGGCAAGCCCGAGGTGCTGGAGCAGACCAAAGCCAAGCTGCGGGCGCAGTGGAACGTCAACATTGTTGGCAGTCAGGATGGATATTTTACGCCGCAGCAGCGCGAATCGCTGTTGGAACAGGTGAAAGCGTTACAGCCGGCAATTGTCACCGTGGCGATGGGGTCGCCAAAGCAAGAGATCTTGATGCGCGACTGCCAGCTTGTTCACCCTCAGGCCTTATATATGGGGATTGGCGGCACTTACGATGTGTTCACCGGCCATGTGAAGCGCGCGCCGAAAGTCTGGCAAAAGCTCGGCCTTGAGTGGCTGTATCGCCTGATTCGCCAGCCAAGCCGACTGGGCCGCCAATTAAAACTGCTCAAATATCTGCGCTACCACTACACCAACCAGCTCTAA